A single Montipora foliosa isolate CH-2021 chromosome 7, ASM3666993v2, whole genome shotgun sequence DNA region contains:
- the LOC138011691 gene encoding beta-2 adrenergic receptor-like gives MSNNSTSIIQPDEFEETDLFESKAIAQLVPIAILIIIANGLVLILFAKRRKLRTPPNYVLFSLAICDLTSGIINIPLFIIVAFTAIITSFKWLFYLSKLVNVLNNLTAISACYHILVATTEKYLSIISPVTHRMIRKWTVEAVLGIVWLVSAMVAFFPFAWITSKADRAYQTGHVIFCLVVVFLLPYSFMIYAFVAIFRRVSTKGKRRSQAISGPHHSRQAALEKKCLILFVCMAMIYLVCWLPWFILMLLYAVYDKLDDLEIEIPSQVFVLVRYATSIINPILYTFFRRDFRMALKSLFRGGKRPGSSQTEKCSESKKLAGNDSDNTADNFV, from the coding sequence ATGTCCAACAACTCAACTTCAATCATCCAGCCAGACGAATTCGAAGAAACGGATCTCTTCGAAAGCAAAGCTATCGCCCAGCTAGTTCCAATAGCCATATTAATCATAATAGCCAATGGCCTGGTGCTAATTTTATTTGCAAAACGAAGAAAGCTTCGAACCCCACCAAATTACGTTCTGTTCAGCCTGGCCATCTGTGACCTTACAAGTGGCATCATCAATATTCCACTGTTCATCATTGTTGCGTTCACAGCAATTATAACATCTTTTAAGTGGCTCTTCTACTTGTCTAAACTCGTGAACGTTCTTAATAATTTGACAGCCATATCAGCTTGCTACCACATTTTGGTCGCGACCACAGAGAAGTACTTATCAATAATTTCGCCAGTGACACATCGAATGATTCGCAAATGGACAGTTGAGGCGGTTTTGGGGATAGTTTGGCTTGTCTCTGCCATGGTGGCTTTCTTTCCCTTTGCTTGGATCACTAGCAAAGCGGACAGAGCCTATCAAACAGGGCACGTTATATTCTGCCTTGTGGTAGTTTTCCTTCTACCATACTCGTTCATGATATACGCATTTGTGGCCATCTTTCGACGGGTTTCTACAAAAGGCAAGAGGAGAAGTCAAGCAATCAGCGGTCCCCATCACAGCCGTCAAGCTGCTCTCGAGAAAAAGTGCCTGATCTTGTTCGTCTGCATGGCAATGATTTATCTCGTGTGCTGGTTACCATGGTTTATTCTGATGCTTCTGTACGCGGTGTATGACAAGCTGGATGACCTGGAGATTGAGATTCCGTCGCAAGTGTTTGTGTTGGTGAGATATGCTACCTCTATCATCAATCCCATTCTCTACACTTTCTTCAGGCGGGATTTCAGAATGGCACTGAAATCCTTGTTTCGCGGTGGGAAGCGACCCGGTTCTTCGCAAACAGAGAAGTGCAGCGAAAGCAAAAAGCTAGCGGGGAATGACAGTGACAACACAGCGGATAACTTTGTGTGA
- the LOC138011695 gene encoding major facilitator superfamily domain-containing protein 3-like, producing the protein MSALCFILAFVGVSNTYFLLISVFWMNLTTAIQDVAVDTFALSLLKASDLGRGSTYQVVGYKVGVMCGSGLLAWLRTSLGWQLLFCIWGSYYIIILTLLLFNSKCYALESKREEIPYRNVKVKSSDTVASHSIIKNKEDYRQSTRHGGNQVLSSDNDTANLGGQQIIRNIIQTPGFLWLFAYLLIYKMGEQGVVSMLPLFMMDQGIPHEQVVVMSGIFGQLCSISGSMIGGWIAGLHDGQRSWVMTSLQYVSCARLLPIAIIWLLSQVTLSKYSAVILECFLQIIGGIITTKTFTLIFLSAKNSPDGSKASHSAVLATAEVLGKLSMIAISGMLVDIFGYQRFFGLCLILALLVIPVLKAVVNAPNKKTL; encoded by the exons ATGTCTGCCCTTTGTTTTATATTAGCCTTCGTTGGAGTAAGCAACACGTACTTCCTTCTTATTTCCGTATTTTGGATGAATCTTACGACGGCTATTCAAGACGTCGCTGTAGACACGTTTGCCCTCAGTTTGCTGAAAGCCTCAGACCTCG GAAGGGGAAGCACTTACCAAGTTGTTGGATATAAAGTGGGTGTTATGTGCGGCAGTGGTCTTCTGGCTTGGCTAAGAACCTCTTTGGGGTGGCAGTTGCTCTTCTGTATATGGGGTTCATATTACATCATCATCCTAACTCTTCTACTATTCAACTCCAAATGCTATGCACTAGAAAGTAAAAGAGAGGAAATACCTTATAGAAATGTGAAAGTGAAATCTTCAGACACAGTTGCATCCCACAGcataattaaaaacaaagaggacTATAGGCAAAGCACTCGCCATggtggaaatcaagttttatcTTCAGATAATGATACTGCTAATCTAGGGGGCCAACAGATTATAAGAAATATTATTCAGACCCCTGGGTTTTTGTGGCTTTTCGCATATCTGTTGATTTACAAAATGGGTGAACAAGGCGTGGTCAGTATGCTACCGTTGTTCATGATGGACCAGGGAATCCCCCATGAACAAGTGGTCGTGATGTCCGGCATATTTGGACAGCTTTGTTCAATATCTGGGTCAATGATCGGAGGATGGATTGCTGGCTTGCATGACGGACAGAG GTCATGGGTGATGACTTCTCTGCAATATGTGTCCTGTGCAAGACTGCTTCCAATAGCTATTATTTGGCTGTTGTCACAGGTGACTTTGAGCAAATACTCTGCCGTCATTTTGGAGTGCTTCCTTCAAATTATTGGCGGGATCATAACCACGAAAACTTTCACTCTCATTTTCTTGAGTGCCAAGAATTCACCAGATGGTAGCAAAGCATCGCACAGTGCTGTCCTGGCTACGGCAGAGGTGCTTGGAAAATTGTCCATGATCGCAATTTCTGGCATGCTAGTGGACATCTTTGGCTATCAGAGATTTTTTGGCTTATGTTTGATATTAGCTTTGCTGGTTATTCCTGTATTGAAGGCTGTAGTGAATGCTCCGAACAAAAAGACATTATGA